The Tessaracoccus aquimaris sequence CGACGCAGGCCCTTCTCCTTCTGGGTGTCCCAGTTGCCGAGAAGGGAGTGGAGGCCACCGATGCCGGTGCCGACGGAGACGAGCAGGCGATCGGGGTCGACGGGGTTGTCCTCGCCGAGGCCGTAGCCCGCGTCGGCCCACGCCTCGAGGCCTGCGACCATCGCGAGTTGCGAGGAGCGGTCGAGGCGGCGCGCGGCGACGCGGTCGAGACGCTCGACCGGATCGGCCGTCTCGGCCGCGAAGGTGACGGGCAGGTCGGCCGCCCAGGACTGCTGCAGCGTGTGGACGCCGGAGCGCCCTGCGAGCATTGCCTCCCAGGTGCTGGGGGCGTCGTTTCCGAGCGGGGTGAACGCGCCAAATCCGGTGATGACGACGGTGCGGGTCATGCGTGGGCTCCTAGGCGACGGGGAGATGAGGGGGTGTGGTGGGCGGCCACGGCGGGCGTGGCCGCCCGACGCGTCAGTTCTGGGCGCGCTCGATGTAGGCGACGGCGTCGCCGACGGTCTTGAGGTTCTTGGCATCCTCGTCGGGGATCGAGACGCCGAACTTGTCCTCGCAGGCGTAGATGATCTCGACCATCGACAG is a genomic window containing:
- a CDS encoding acyl carrier protein; protein product: MASTEEIRADLAEIVNDIAGVAAEDVQLDKSFVDDLGVDSLSMVEIIYACEDKFGVSIPDEDAKNLKTVGDAVAYIERAQN